In a single window of the Anabas testudineus chromosome 19, fAnaTes1.2, whole genome shotgun sequence genome:
- the tanc2b gene encoding protein TANC2 isoform X2, translated as MFRNSLKMLLTGGKANRKSRSSDGGSEDLGDPRSPSLDPHLSYVGQGGSIDSDCAFEGDYAVPPLSMTEGMQHIRIMESMSRSLPSSPLLTHQSISVRLQPVKKLTGESSQELGPPPSVDEAANTLMTRLGFLLGDKVSEGPAGTQYSMEEPEARQGQNQRISPCSTLTSSTASPPAGSPCSTLPPAMPGQAGNKDCAYGSVTSPTSTLESRDSGIIATLTSYSENMERGGKYGEGSRGNLKLWQSQKSGMDSFLYRVDENMTASTYSLNKIPERNLESMSSHSAHSIPLYLMPRPNSVAATSSAHLEDLAYLDEQRHTPLRTSLRMPRQSTTCGPGRSGQDLRVRFAPYRPQDIALKPLLFEVPSITMDSVFTGREWLFQEIDAHLNSPNVSTNRGVVVVGNIGFGKTAIISRLVALSCHGTRMRQIASDSPQASPKHGDGLPLTQPQPTHGTLGGGSCPGTPEMRRRQEEAMRRLASQVVAYHYCQADNAYTCLVPEFVHNVAALLCRSPHLVAYREQLLREPHLQSILSLRSCVQDPLASFRRGVLEPLDALYKERKINSEEDLIILIDGLNEAEFHKPDYGDTIVSFLTKTINKFPPWLKLVVTVRTTLQEITNALPFHHISLDGLEENDAIDQDLQGYILHRIHSSPEIQNNISLNGKMDNTTFGKLSAHLKALSQGSYLYLKLTFDLIEKGYLVLKSSSYKVVPVNLAEVYLLQCNMRFPTQSSFERALPLLNVAVASLHPLTDEQIYQAINAGSLQGTLDWEDFQQRMDNLSVFLVKRRDGTRMFVHPSFREWLIWREEGEKTKFLCDPRSGHTLLAFWFSRQENKLNRQQTIELGHHILKAHIFKGLSKKVGVSSSILQGLWVSYSTEGLSAALSSLRNLYTPNIKVSRLLMLGGANVNYRTEVLNNAPVLCVHSHLGYMDMVALLLEFGASVDAPSESGLTPLGYAAAGGHMSIVTALCRRKAKVDHLDKNGQCALVHAALRGHMEVVKFLIQCDWGMGQQQQQSPQSQQQAAFTKSHAVQQALIAAASMGYTEIVSYLLDLPEKDEEEVERAQINNFDTLWGETALTAASGRGKLEVCRLLLEQGAAVAQPNRRGIVPLFSAVRQGHWQIVDLLLTHGTDVNLADKQGRTPLMMAASEGHLGTVEFLLAQGASLSLMDKEGLTALSWACLKGHLPVVRCLVESGAATDHADKNGRTPLDLAAFYGDSEVVQFLVDHGAMIEHVDYSGMRPLDRAVGCRNTSVVVALLKKGAKIGPATWAMATSKPDIMIILLSKLIEEGDSFYKKGKVKEAAQRYQYALKKFPREGFSEDLKTFRELKVSLFLNLSRCRRKMNDFGMAEEFATKALELKPKSYEAYYARARAKRSSRQFPEALEDLNEAIKQCPNNREIQRLLQRVEEECRQLNQEEHQQQDLELEPPPSPPPTPPPEEEESLALSLSMPLPPPPEPRLEDMEPVQDLFEDEDYLEQELEAMSMSLPPPESLTNPTSLPIIQSPPLSPTHPDQIYIAGGSPMGLPYEYHPTSSSMSSPTRGTYQPTSPSLSPTHQNSHYRHSPPHTSPVHQPSYRFSPPPMGTGGQGMDHQSPPPSPLRRAAQYRASPPLESVCLYRSQSGSPVRYQTEQHPGRPKSPLSKMSSQRSFQLSSQPSLSSQHHQAQGLRLQPSIAQIVRTNQPSNVMGNSSYCGQMGHSMGGRYQGGSVDVESRLVYQPSLDGRSMSQVQASLSSGALCQHGGRGGVMESGLLKDELPQRPSSAYRASSGGPGGIRYSQTPQISRSQSAAYYPVAEHVLERANAMPPCQLGSPEIPHMVRRPVSANTTEMKQHVPTPRPLIHSQSVGLRFSPSSNNISTGSTSNLAPGFRPSSSIQQMEIPLQATYERTCDDISPISPSQGGGGLYQGEPTRSRNTPFMGIIDKTARTQQYLHQPSRSRAMTSMDCAISPTSPGQLVQQGSTYSPPTSLGNIAYYNKTNNAQNGHLLEEDYYSQSQPPSLGKLANGSRGSGDILERVSQVPTYPDVKVARTLPVAQAYQDNMYRQLSRDSRTQGPTSPIKPKRPFVESNV; from the exons gGGAGTCAAGCCAGGAGCTGGGCCCCCCTCCGTCGGTGGATGAGGCAGCCAACACATTGATGACGCGCCTGGGTTTCCTTCTGGGAGACAAAGTGAGTGAGGGGCCAGCCGGTACCCAGTACAGCATGGAGGAACCCGAGGCGAGACAG GGCCAGAATCAGAGGATCAGCCCATGCTCCACCCTGACCAGCAGCACTGCCTCTCCCCCTGCAGGCAGCCCCTGCTCCACCCTCCCTCCTGCCATGCCTGGACAGGCTGGCAACAAGGACTGCGCCTACGGTTCTGTTACCAGTCCCACCTCAACACTGGAGAGCAGGGACAGCGGGATTATCG cTACTCTGACTAGCTATTCCGAGAACATGGAGCGAGGCGGCAAATACGGCGAGGGCTCCCGGGGAAACCTCAAACTGTGGCAGTCCCAGAAATCAGGCATGGACTCGTTCCTGTACAGGGTGGATGAAAACATGACCGCCTCCACCTATAGCCTCAACAAAATCCCTGAGCGAAACCTGGAGAGCATGTCCTCCCACTCTGCCCACTCTATCCCTCTGTACCTCATGCCCCGCCCTAACTCTGTGGCTG CTACTAGTTCGGCCCACCTGGAGGATTTGGCATACCTCGATGAGCAAAGACACACTCCATTACGCACCTCGTTGCGCATGCCCAGACAGAGCACCACCTGCGGGCCGGGCCGCTCCGGGCAGGACCTGAGAG TGCGTTTTGCACCCTATCGGCCTCAAGACATTGCCCTCAAACCTCTACTGTTCGAGGTGCCCAGCATCACTATGGACTCTGTCTTCACGGGCCGCGAGTGGCTCTTCCAGGAGATCGATGCCCACCTCAACAGTCCCAATGTCAGCACCAACCGTGGCGTGGTCGTGGTAGGCAACATTGGCTTCGGCAAGACTGCGATCATCTCTCGTCTGGTGGCACTCAGCTGTCACGGCACCCGCATGAGACAGATTGCCTCCGACAGCCCTCAGGCTTCACCCAAAC ATGGAGATGGGCTCCCCCTCACCCAGCCACAGCCCACGCATGGCACCCTGGGCGGAGGCAGCTGTCCTGGAACCCCTGAGATGAGGCGACGTCAGGAAGAGGCCATGAGGAGGCTGGCATCTCAG GTGGTGGCGTACCACTACTGCCAGGCAGATAATGCGTACACCTGCTTGGTGCCTGAGTTTGTGCATAACGTGGCGGCGCTCCTGTGCCGCTCGCCGCACCTTGTCGCCTACAGGGAGCAGCTGCTAAGGGAGCCACATCTACAAAGCATCCTGAGTCTGCGCTCCTGCGTCCAGGACCCCCTGGCCTCTTTCAGGCGGGGTGTCCTAGAGCCCCTGGATGCACTTTACAAAG AGAGGAAGATCAACTCTGAGGAGGACCTCATCATCCTCATTGATGGTCTGAACGAGGCAGAGTTCCACAAGCCGGACTATGGAGACACCATCGTGTCTTTCCTCACCAAAACCATCAACAAGTTCCCTCCCTGGCTCAAACTGGTCGTGACAGTCAGAACCACGTTACAG GAGATCACCAACGCACTGCCATTCCACCACATCTCTCTGGACGGCCTGGAGGAGAACGACGCCATAGACCAGGACCTGCAGGGCTACATCCTGCATCGTATCCACAGCAGCCCCGAGATCCAGAATAACATCTCGCTCAACGGCAAGATGGACAACACCACCTTCGGCAAGCTCAGCGCTCACCTCAAGGCCCTGAGCCAGGGCTCCTATTTGTACCTCAAACTCACTTTTGACCTCATCGAGAAGGGCTACCTTGTCCTCAAAAGCTCCAGCTATAAG GTGGTTCCTGTCAACCTGGCAGAAGTGTACCTGCTGCAGTGCAACATGCGCTTCCCCACGCAGTCATCGTTCGAACGGGCGCTTCCTCTGCTCAACGTGGCCGTGGCCTCACTTCACCCGCTGACCGATGAGCAGATATATCAGGCCATCAATGCTGGTTCACTACAG GGTACATTGGACTGGGAAGATTTCCAGCAACGTATGGACAACCTGTCAGTCTTCCTGGTGAAGAGGAGAGACGGTACCAGGATGTTTGTTCACCCCTCCTTCAGGGAGTGGTTAATctggagagaagaaggagagaagacgAAGTTCCTCTGTGATCCGAG GAGTGGGCACACCCTACTGGCCTTCTGGTTCTCTCGGCAGGAGAACAAGCTGAACAGACAGCAGACTATTGAACTGGGCCATCACATTCTCAAAGCACATATCTTCAAG GGTCTCAGCAAGAAAGTCGGGGTTTCCTCATCTATCTTGCAAGGCCTGTGGGTATCCTACAGCACAGAGGGCCTTTCAGCTGCACTTTCTTCACTCCGAAATCTCTACACTCCCAACATCAAG GTGAGCCGGCTACTGATGCTGGGTGGTGCCAATGTAAACTACCGCACCGAGGTCCTGAACAACGCCCCCGTGCTTTGTGTCCACTCCCACTTGGGTTACATGGACatggtggctctgctgctggagTTTGGCGCCTCTGTTGACGCCCCATCTGAAAGCGGACTCACGCCATTAGGCTATGCTGCCGCTGGTGGACACATGTCCATCGTGACCGCCCTCTGCCGCAGGAAAGCGAAG GTGGACCACCTGGACAAGAACGGTCAGTGCGCTCTGGTTCATGCAGCCCTGAGGGGCCACATGGAGGTGGTGAAGTTCCTCATCCAGTGTGACTGGGGCATGgggcaacaacagcagcagtcacCGCAAAGCCAACAACAGGCAGCGTTCACAAAGAGTCATGCAGTTCAGCAGGCCCTCATCGCCGCAGCCAGTATGGGATACACAGAG ATTGTGTCCTACCTCCTGGACCTGccagagaaagatgaagaggaggtggagagggcTCAAATCAATAACTTTGACACCCTGTGGGGAGAGACAG ctCTGACTGCAGCCTCTGGTCGGGGGAAGCTGGAGGTTTGTCGCTTGCTACTGGAGCAGGGTGCGGCTGTGGCCCAGCCCAACAGGCGAGGCATCGTCCCGCTATTCAGCGCCGTCCGACAGGGTCACTGGCAG ATCGTGGACCTCCTCCTCACGCACGGAACAGATGTCAACCTAGCTGACAAGCAGGGTCGTACTCCTTTAATGATGGCTGCCTCAGAGGGACACCTGGGCACCGTTGAGTTTTTATTAGCTCAAG GAGCCTCTCTGTCCCTGATGGATAAGGAGGGTCTGACCGCTCTGAGCTGGGCCTGTCTGAAAGGACATTTACCTGTCGTCCGCTGCCTGGTGGAGAGCGGAGCCGCCACCGACCACGCAGATAAAAACGGACGCACACCCCTCGACCTGGCAGCGTTTTACGGTGATTCTGAAGTG GTGCAGTTCTTGGTTGACCACGGGGCCATGATAGAGCATGTCGACTACAGCGGGATGCGTCCTCTCGACAGGGCGGTCGGCTGTAGAAACACGTCGGTGGTGGTCGCTCTGCTCAAGAAAGGAGCCAAGATAG GTCCAGCAACATGGGCAATGGCCACCTCCAAACCCGACATCATGATCATCTTACTCAGCAAACTCATCGAGGAGGGGGACAGTTTCTACAAG AAGGGGAAGGTGAAGGAGGCAGCACAGCGTTATCAGTACGCCCTCAAAAAGTTTCCACGCGAAGGCTTCAGTGAGGACCTCAAGACATTCAGGGAACTCAAAGTATCGCTCTTCCTCAACCTGTCCCGATGTCggagaaaaatgaat GACTTTGGGATGGCTGAGGAATTTGCAACAAAGGCACTTGAACTGAAACCAAAATCGTATGAGGCATACTATGCCAGGGCACGTGCCAAGCGTAGCAGCAG ACAATTTCCTGAAGCCTTAGAGGACCTGAATGAAGCCATAAAGCAGTGCCCCAACAATCGAGAGATCCAGCGGCTGCTGCaaagggtggaggaggagtgtCGACAGCTCAACCAGGAGGAGCACCAGCAGCAGGACCTGGAGTTGGagcctcctccctcccctcctcctacGCCTCCCCCAGAAGAGGAGGAGTCTCTGGCCCTGTCCCTGTCCATGCCTCTTCCACCTCCCCCAGAGCCCCGCCTGGAGGACATGGAACCTGTCCAGGACCTATTTGAGGATGAGGACTATctggagcaggagctggagGCTATGTCCATGAGTCTGCCCCCACCGGAGTCTCTCACTAATCCTACCAGCCTCCCCATTATTCAGAGCCCACCTCTCTCGCCTACACATCCAGATCAGATCTACATAGCTGGAGGTTCGCCAATGGGTCTGCCCTATGAATATcatcccacctcctcctccatgtcctcTCCAACCCGTGGGACATACCAGCCCACATCCCCTTCTCTGTCCCCAACACACCAGAACTCCCACTACCGACACAGCCCGCCTCACACATCGCCAGTACATCAGCCATCCTATCGCTTCAGCCCGCCTCCTATGGGCACTGGAGGTCAAGGGATGGACCACCAGAGCCCACCACCATCCCCTTTACGTCGAGCTGCTCAGTACAGAGCCAGTCCACCATTAGAGAGTGTTTGTCTTTACAGGTCCCAGTCCGGATCACCTGTGCGATACCAGACAGAGCAGCACCCTGGCCGACCCAAATCTCCCCTCTCTAAGATGAGCAGTCAGCGTTCGTTTCAGTTGAGCTCGCAGCCGTCTCTGTCATCCCAGCACCACCAAGCCCAAGGCCTTCGTCTCCAGCCTTCTATAGCCCAAATAGTCCGCACAAATCAGCCCAGCAATGTGATGGGCAACAGCAGCTATTGTGGCCAGATGGGTCACTCCATGGGTGGTCGCTACCAGGGGGGTTCAGTGGACGTGGAGAGCCGGCTAGTGTACCAGCCCTCCCTGGATGGACGGTCCATGTCCCAGGTTCAGGCCAGCCTCAGTTCTGGGGCCCTCTGTCAGCACGGCGGCCGAGGAGGGGTCATGGAGTCTGGCCTGTTGAAGGATGAGCTACCCCAGCGCCCCTCCTCTGCCTACCGCGCCAGCAGCGGGGGCCCGGGGGGCATCCGTTACAGCCAGACACCTCAGATAAGTCGTAGCCAGTCAGCCGCCTACTACCCAGTCGCAGAACACGTACTGGAGCGTGCCAATGCCATGCCCCCCTGCCAGCTGGGCTCTCCTGAGATCCCCCATATGGTGAGACGCCCCGTCAGTGCCAATACTACTGAGATGAAGCAGCATGTGCCCACCCCCAGGCCTCTCATCCACTCCCAGAGTGTGGGCCTTCGATTCTCCCCCTCCAGTAACAACATTTCTACTGGCTCCACCTCAAATCTAGCGCCGGGCTTCAGGCCTTCGTCTTCCATTCAACAGATGGAGATACCCCTACAAGCCACATATGAGCGCACCTGCGATGACATCTCTCCCATCTCTCCCTCACAGGGTGGTGGGGGGCTGTATCAGGGTGAACCCACCCGCTCTCGAAACACGCCTTTCATGGGTATTATAGACAAGACGGCACGGACTCAGCAGTACCTGCATCAGCCCTCGCGGTCCAGGGCCATGACGTCCATGGACTGTGCAATCAGCCCCACCTCACCTGGGCAGCTGGTCCAGCAAGGCTCCACCTACAGTCCCCCCACCTCTCTGGGCAATATCGCCTACTACAACAAGACCAACAATGCCCAAAATGGACACCTGCTGGAAGAGGACTACTACTCCCAGAGCCAGCCCCCCTCACTGGGCAAGCTAGCCAATGGCTCCCGTGGCAGTGGGGACATCCTGGAGCGGGTCAGCCAGGTGCCCACCTACCCAGATGTGAAGGTGGCAAGGACTCTGCCTGTGGCACAGGCCTACCAGGACAACATGTACCGCCAGCTCTCGCGTGACTCCCGTACCCAAGGCCCCACCTCCCCCATCAAACCAAAGAGACCCTTTGTGGAGTCAAATGTGTGA